From a single Asticcacaulis sp. MM231 genomic region:
- the uxaC gene encoding glucuronate isomerase — MSKPLYLHEDRLFSSDPAQRAIARELYSSVKFLPILSPHGHTDPSWFADNLPFENATTLFLAPDHYIYRMLYSQGIDMDALGVGSKDGPSTADARKAWHIYAAHQHLFRGTPSFMWMSHVFGEIMGFEVALDASTADHYFDRIGELLALPEYRPRALFERFNIELLATTEGPTDTLEHHQKIKDSGWKGRVVTAYRPDPVIDPEHEDFHDKLKIFGELTGEDVYSWKGYLRAHRNRRDVFMTYGATSTDHGHPTAQTANLSHSDAKDLFHRVMKKHVSLEDAELFRAQMLTEMARMSLDDGLTMQIHPGSFRNHNKQIFDRYGRDKGADMPLPTNYVHALKPLLDAFGNEKNLTVILFTLDETSYARELAPLAGHYPILKLGPSWWFHDSPEGMMRFREQVTETAGFYNTVGFNDDTRAFLSIPARHDVARRIDSSFLARLVAEHRMPVEDAAELIKDLTYNLPKAAYKL, encoded by the coding sequence ATGTCCAAGCCTTTATACCTCCACGAAGACCGCCTATTTTCCAGCGATCCCGCCCAACGCGCCATCGCCCGTGAGCTTTACAGCAGCGTCAAATTCCTGCCGATCCTGTCGCCGCACGGCCATACCGATCCGTCATGGTTTGCCGATAACCTGCCGTTCGAGAACGCCACGACACTGTTCCTGGCGCCGGATCACTACATTTACCGCATGCTCTACAGCCAGGGCATCGACATGGACGCGCTCGGCGTCGGCTCGAAAGACGGCCCCTCCACCGCAGATGCGCGCAAGGCCTGGCATATCTACGCCGCCCATCAGCACCTATTCCGCGGCACCCCGTCCTTCATGTGGATGAGCCATGTCTTCGGCGAGATCATGGGCTTTGAGGTGGCGCTTGATGCCAGCACCGCCGATCATTATTTCGACCGTATCGGCGAGTTGCTGGCCTTGCCTGAGTATCGCCCGCGCGCGCTGTTCGAACGCTTCAATATCGAGCTTCTGGCCACCACAGAAGGCCCGACGGATACGCTGGAGCATCACCAGAAGATCAAGGATTCCGGCTGGAAAGGTCGTGTGGTCACCGCCTATCGCCCCGATCCGGTCATCGATCCGGAGCATGAGGACTTCCACGACAAGCTGAAGATTTTCGGCGAGCTGACCGGCGAGGACGTCTATAGCTGGAAGGGCTATCTGCGCGCGCACCGCAATCGCCGTGATGTTTTCATGACCTACGGCGCCACCTCGACCGACCACGGCCACCCGACCGCGCAAACGGCCAATCTGTCGCATTCCGACGCCAAGGACCTGTTCCACCGTGTGATGAAAAAGCATGTCTCGCTGGAAGACGCCGAGCTTTTCCGCGCCCAGATGCTGACCGAAATGGCGCGCATGTCGCTCGATGACGGCCTGACCATGCAGATTCACCCTGGGAGCTTCCGCAATCACAACAAGCAGATCTTCGACAGGTACGGCCGCGACAAGGGCGCCGATATGCCCCTGCCGACTAATTATGTCCACGCGCTTAAACCGCTGCTCGATGCCTTCGGGAATGAAAAGAACCTGACGGTCATTCTCTTCACCTTAGATGAGACTAGCTACGCCCGCGAACTGGCGCCGCTGGCGGGTCACTATCCCATTCTCAAGCTCGGCCCGTCGTGGTGGTTCCATGACTCACCCGAAGGCATGATGCGCTTCCGCGAACAGGTCACCGAGACGGCCGGCTTCTACAATACGGTCGGCTTCAATGACGACACGCGCGCCTTCTTGTCGATCCCGGCGCGCCATGATGTCGCCCGCCGCATCGACTCGAGCTTCCTGGCGCGCCTGGTGGCCGAGCACCGTATGCCGGTCGAAGACGCCGCCGAACTGATCAAGGACCTGACCTATAATCTGCCGAAAGCGGCTTATAAGCTTTAG